A section of the Jaculus jaculus isolate mJacJac1 chromosome 6, mJacJac1.mat.Y.cur, whole genome shotgun sequence genome encodes:
- the Tubgcp6 gene encoding gamma-tubulin complex component 6 isoform X3, with translation MASITQLFDDLCEALLPAAQVRPGQRSLNRKRAKQGLKRVAYNALFTNLFQEDTHQRQPEPSKLPVKNKVLMLSFDLRVGGLGPEADRLEELVEELEAAPTCPLAEVGTVLDLLVQLAGSGPPQVLRRKRDYFFNNKHAGRNVPYSGYDCYDLSVFEMDVQSLISGEEYLCHNVIQEALQVMEAAPGTGLPTVGLFSVGDSCGDRFERDTQVSLFGALVHSRTYDMDVRLDLPPVPDSADFSGLAIKVPQSMDQWEDEGFQSASNLTPDSQSEPSMTPDVDLWETALTYEASKRRCWELIGCPPGHREEPYLTEAGRDAFNWFCRLHRGELQTLSGGLLQPPKPVLVTESELVKDSLNVLLGVVSATFSLCQPAQAFVVERGVHVSGASPESISSILSEVAEYGTYYTRLSRFSLQPALGSLCSRGLVFQAFTSGLRRYLEYYRACVLSTPTTLSLLTIGFLFKKLGRQLRYLAELCGIGTALPGTSGREPRAKFPTGVKLLSYLYQEALDNCSNEHYPVLLSLLKTSCEPYTQFIHDWVYSGVFRDAYGEFMIQVNHEYLSFRDKFYWTHGYVLISKEVEDCVPVFLKHIAHDVYICGKTINLLKLCCPQHYLCWSDVPVPRISVIFSLEELKEIEKDCAVYVGRMERFARHSFVSKEEKELRMEIAKQELIVHAREAASRGLSELSDRQMSEQMAMDARKREQFQRLKEQFVKDQERRLAARQEELDDDFSYARELRDREKRLKALEEELERKARQALVDHYSKLSAEAARREQKALWRVQRHRLESARLRFLLEDEQRVQGMLREMSETCQPQESQSVLPSKCSKVTSLSPEHTDASCSCDLGSVEQLWGCPSLPGEPMPQLFQSKAEVPGGSGAGQADVEPFSEGVNITDFLPMGPGAKQPVKSSGTPFLEVALQTICSDLPPLTPVVALTTVGTQPEYDFNTILRPIVTTSSSSGPLQDFDGSLGNEEQQHLWDVHTQLQAHLPDMQTGLPHSHSLGHVTPEEGSYQLSEQFLENMSGTATPTESHAPGMVSCQPSWCISGQVSDAGIKVQKNVSDVAPSQPQWNVHGHISDASIRVGENVSDVAPSRPRWNIHGHVSDASIKIGENVSNVAPFQPRWNIHGHISDASIKVGENVSDVAPSRPRWNIHGHVSDASIRIGENVSDVAPTRPRWNVHGHVSDASIKIGENVSDLAPSRPRWNIHRHVSDASIRTGECVSEVTPQSQCSIHGDTSQSPKILGMLLPEAGPDLSKPHWSSTGHMSQSSLSLELESPALEHEPQLPAELEPPAICSSSPGPGRSGDTEDLSPSWPVSSQEGTATSSSPGPSEEVADTTDSEAEAQRWGKEQAYLAGLTRLYHVEQYPDSYESMSELPVAHLVHHLLPRVFAFPVDPQVQSAVDETAVQLSELLTLPVLMKRSLTAPLAAHVSLVNKAAVDYFFVELHLEAHFEALRHFLLMEDGEFAQSLSDLLFEKLGAGQTPGELLNPLVLNSILSKALQYSLHGDTPQATNLSFALKYLPEVFAPNAPDVLSCLELRYKVDWPLNIVITESCLSKYSGIFSFLLQLKLMMWTLKDVCFHLKRTALVSHTAGSVQFRQLQLFKHEMQHFVKVIQGYIANQILHVSWCEFQARLAMVGDLEEIQRVHAEYLHRAVFRGLLTEKAAPVMNIIHSIFSLVLKFRSQLISQAWGPPGGPRGAEHPNFALMQQSYSTFKYYSHFLFKVVSKLVNRGYQPHLEDFLLRINFNNYYQDS, from the exons ATGGCCAGCATCACCCAGCTGTTTGATGACCTCTGCGAGGCCCTGCTACCTGCTGCCCAGGTTCGTCCGGGCCAGCGCAGCCTGAACCGGAAGAGGGCGAAGCAAGGCCTCAAAAGGGTAGCCTACAATGCTCTTTTCACAAACCTCTTCCAAGAGGACACTCATCAGCGGCAGCCCGAGCCGTCGAAGCTCCCAGTAAAAAACAAGGTCCTTATGTTGTCCTTCGACTTGAGGGTGGGCGGCCTAGGCCCCGAGGCCGACCGTTTGGAGGAGCTTGTGGAGGAGCTGGAGGCAGCCCCTACTTGTCCGCTTGCGGAAGTGGGCACTGTGCTGGACCTCCTGGTTCAACTGGCAGGGAGCGGCCCCCCTCAAGTGCTACGGAGAAAACGGGACTACTTTTTTAATAACAAGCATGCGGGCAGGAATGTGCCCTACAGCGGTTACGATTGCTACGACTTGAGTGTGTTTGAGATGGATGTTCAGTCCCTTATCTCCGGAGAGGAGTATTTGTGTCATAACGTGATCCAGGAAGCACTTCAAGTGATGGAGGCTGCTCCAGGTACTGGCCTGCCTACCGTTGGGCTCTTTTCAGTAGGTGACTCATGTGGTGACAggtttgagagagacacacaggtcTCACTCTTTGGTGCCCTTGTGCACAGTCGCACTTATGACATGGATGTACGACTGGACCTACCTCCTGTTCCAGACAGCGCAGACTTCTCTGGACTGGCCATTAAG GTTCCTCAGAGCATGGATCAGTGGGAAGATGAAGGGTTCCAGTCAGCATCCAATTTAACTCCTGATTCCCAGTCTGAGCCAAGCATGACCCCAGATGTGGACCTTTGGGAAACTGCACTCACCTATGAAGCCAGCAAACGGAGATGCTGGGAGCTCATCGGCTG CCCCCCTGGTCACAGAGAGGAGCCCTACCTCACTGAGGCAGGGAGGGATGCCTTCAACTGGTTCTGCAGACTCCACCGTGGAGAGCTGCAAACACTCAGTGGGGGCTTGCTGCAGCCTCCTAAACCAGTGCTAGTGACAGAGAGTGAGCTGGTGAAGGACTCCCTGAATGTCCTGCTGGGGGTTGTTTCTGCTACATTTTCCCTCTGCCAg CCAGCTCAGGCGTTCGTGGTGGAACGGGGTGTCCACGTGTCGGGTGCGTCTCCTGAGAGCATCAGCAGCATCCTGTCAGAGGTAGCAGAGTATGGGACCTACTATACACGCCTGAGCCGCTTCTCTCTGCAGCCTGCCCTAGGCTCCTTGTGCAGCAGGGGCCTTGTGTTTCAG GCCTTCACCAGTGGCCTGAGAAGGTACTTGGAGTATTACCGGGCCTGCGTTCTCTCTACTCCAACAACCCTGAGCCTCCTCACCATTGGCTTTCTCTTCAAGAAACTGGGACGACAACTCAG GTACCTGGCTGAACTTTGTGGTATTGGCACTGCACTCCCGGGTACCAGTGGACGAGAACCCAGGGCTAAGTTCCCTACT GGAGTAAAGCTGCTGTCCTACCTCTATCAGGAGGCGCTGGATAACTGCAGTAATGAGCATTATCCCGTGCTGCTGTCCTTGCTGAAGACCAGCTGTGAGCCCTACACACA GTTCATCCATGATTGGGTATATAGTGGAGTCTTCAGAGATGCTTATGGGGAGTTTATGATCCAGGTGAACCATGAGTACCTCAGTTTCAGAG ACAAATTTTATTGGACCCATGGCTATGTGCTCATTTCCAAAGAGGTGGAGGACTGTGTTCCTGTATTCTTGAAGCACATTGCTCATGATGTGTATATCTGTGGGAAGACCATCAACCTGCTGAAGCTCTGCTGTCCCCAG CACTACCTCTGTTGGTCTGATGTCCCTGTCCCTCGCATCTCGGTGATTTTCTCCCTTGAGGAATTGAAGGAGATTGAAAAGGACTGTGCTGTCTACGTAGGACGAATGGAGAGGTTTGCTCGTCACAGCTTCGTCAGCAAGGAGGAGAAG GAATTACGTATGGAAATTGCAAAACAGGAATTAATTGTCCATGCCCGGGAAGCTGCATCCAGGGGCCTGAGTGAGCTGAGTG ACCGGCAGATGTCAGAACAGATGGCCATGGATGCCCGGAAGCGAGAGCAGTTTCAGCGGTTGAAGGAACAGTTTGTGAAGGATCAGGAG CGACGGCTGGCAGCTAGACAGGAGGAGCTGGATGATGATTTCAGCTATGCCCGTGAGCTCCGCGATCGGGAAAAGAGGCTAAAGGCTctggaggaggagctggagaggaaGGCCAG GCAGGCACTTGTTGACCATTATAGTAAGTTGTCTGCAGAGGCAGCTCGTCGGGAACAAAAGGCACTGTGGAGGGTTCAGAGGCACCGATTAGAAAGTGCACGTCTTCGTTTTCTCCTAGAAGATGAGCAGCGCGTTCAG GGGATGCTGAGAGAGATGTCGGAGACTTGCCAGCCCCAGGAGTCACAGAGTGTTCTCCCGAGCAAATGCTCCAAG GTCACATCTCTGAGTCCTGAGCACACAGATGCAAGCTGTAGCTGTGATTTGGGGTCTGTAGAGCAGCTCTGGGGTTGCCCAAGCCTGCCAGGTGAACCAATGCCACAGCTCTTCCAGTCTAAGGCAGAGGTGCCTGGTGGCTctggagctggacaggcagatgTTGAGCCATTCTCTGAGGGTGTCAACATCACAGACTTCCTGCCCATGGGACCAGGGGCTAAGCAGCCTGTGAAGAGCAGTGGAACTCCCTTTTTGGAGGTAGCACTTCAGACCATCTGTTCAGACCTGCCTCCTTTAACCCCTGTGGTGGCTCTCACAACAGTTGGTACCCAGCCAGAGTATGACTTCAACACTATCCTGAGACCCATTGTGACCACCTCATCTTCATCAGGGCCCCTCCAGGATTTTGACGGAAGCTTGGGCAATGAGGAGCAGCAGCATTTATGGGATGTGCATACACAGCTGCAAGCACATCTCCCTGACATGCAGACGGGTCTGCCTCACTCACACTCACTTGGGCATGTCACTCCTGAGGAGGGAAGTTACCAGCTTAGTGAGCAGTTCCTTGAAAACATGTCAGGGACTGCCACCCCCACAGAGAGTCATGCTCCTGGAATGGTTTCATGCCAGCCATCATGGTGCATTTCTGGACAGGTGTCAGATGCTGGCATTAAAGTACAAAAGAATGTGTCAGACGTGGCTCCTTCTCAGCCACAGTGGAATGTCCATGGACACATTTCAGATGCCAGCATCAGGGTTGGGGAGAATGTGTCAGATGTGGCTCCTTCTCGGCCACGGTGGAACATCCATGGACATGTGTCAGATGCCAGCATCAAAATTGGGGAGAATGTGTCAAATGTGGCTCCTTTTCAGCCACGGTGGAACATCCACGGACACATCTCAGATGCCAGCATTAAGGTTGGGGAGAATGTGTCAGATGTGGCTCCTTCTCGGCCACGGTGGAACATCCACGGACATGTGTCAGATGCCAGCATCAGGATTGGGGAGAATGTGTCAGATGTGGCTCCTACTCGGCCACGGTGGAATGTCCATGGACACGTCTCAGATGCCAGCATCAAGATTGGGGAGAATGTGTCAGACTTGGCTCCTTCTCGGCCACGGTGGAACATCCACAGACATGTGTCAGATGCCAGCATCAGGACTGGGGAGTGTGTGTCAGAAGTGACTCCTCAATCACAGTGCAGTATCCATGGTGATACTTCTCAGTCTCCCAAGATTTTGGGGATGCTCTTGCCAGAAGCTGGGCCTGACCTATCGAAGCCCCACTGGAGCTCCACTGGCCACATGTCTCAGTCAAGCCTTAGCCTGGAATTAGAGAGCCCTGCCCTGGAACATGAGCCACAGCTGCCTgcagaattggagcctcctgccATCTGCTCCTCCAGCCCAG GCCCAGGGAGGAGTGGAGACACTGAGGACCTTTCTCCAAGTTGGCCTGTGAGCTCACAG GAAGGCACAGCTACCTCAAGCAGCCCTGGCCCTAGTGAGGAGGTGGCAGATACAACAGACTCGGAGGCTGAGGCCCAGCGCTGGGGCAAGGAGCAGGCCTACTTGGCAGGCCTCACAAGGCTATACCACGTGGAGCAGTACCCAGACAGCTATGAGTCCATGT CAGAGCTTCCTGTTGCCCACTTGGTACACCACTTGCTTCCCCGGGTCTTTGCCTTTCCTGTTGACCCTCAAGTGCAGTCAGCAGTGGATGAGACTGCGGTGCAGCTGAGCGAGCTGCTGACACTGCCTGTGCTCATGAAGCGCTCCCTCACGGCCCCACTGGCCGCCCA TGTCTCTTTGGTGAACAAGGCTGCAGTTGACTATTTTTTCGTGGAGTTGCACCTAGAGGCACACTTTGAGGCACTGCGGCATTTCCTGCtgatggaggatggagagtttgctcagtCCCTTAGTGACCTGCTCtttgagaag CTAGGGGCTGGGCAGACGCCTGGGGAACTGCTCAACCCACTAGTCCTCAACAGCATCCTGAGCAAGGCGCTGCAGTACAGCCTCCATGGGGACACCCCACAGGCTACCAACCTGTCCTTTGCCCTCAAGTACCTCCCTGAGGTGTTTGCTCCCAATGCTCCAGATGTGCTGAGCTGCCTGGAGCTCAGATACAAG GTTGACTGGCCACTCAACATTGTCATCACCGAGAGCTGCCTGAGCAAGTATAGTGGCATCTTCTCCTTCCTGCTGCAGTTAAAGCTTATGATGTGGACACTCAAGGATGTCTGCTTCCATCTCAAGCGCACAG CCCTGGTGAGCCACACGGCTGGCTCTGTGCAGTTCCGCCAGCTGCAGCTGTTCAAACATGAAATGCAGCACTTTGTGAAGGTCATCCAGGGCTACATCGCTAACCAGATCCTGCATGTCAGCTGGTGCGAGTTCCAGGCCCGGCTGGCCATGGTGGGGGACTTGGAGGAGATCCAGCGTGTCCATGCTGAATACCTGCATAGGGCTGTTTTCAG GGGCCTGCTGACAGAGAAGGCAGCACCTGTCATGAACATCATTCATAGCATCTTTAGCCTGGTGCTCAAGTTCCGTAGTCAACTCATCTCCCAGGCTTGGGGCCCACCTGGTGGCCCCCGTGGTGCTGAACACCCCAACTTTGCACTCATGCAGCAGTCCTATAGTACCTTCAAGTACTATTCCCACTTCCTCTTCAAAG TGGTGTCTAAGTTAGTGAACCGTGGCTACCAGCCCCACCTGGAGGATTTCCTGCTTCGAATCAACTTCAACAACTACTACCAAGACTCCTGA
- the Tubgcp6 gene encoding gamma-tubulin complex component 6 isoform X2 yields the protein MASITQLFDDLCEALLPAAQVRPGQRSLNRKRAKQGLKRVAYNALFTNLFQEDTHQRQPEPSKLPVKNKVLMLSFDLRVGGLGPEADRLEELVEELEAAPTCPLAEVGTVLDLLVQLAGSGPPQVLRRKRDYFFNNKHAGRNVPYSGYDCYDLSVFEMDVQSLISGEEYLCHNVIQEALQVMEAAPGTGLPTVGLFSVGDSCGDRFERDTQVSLFGALVHSRTYDMDVRLDLPPVPDSADFSGLAIKVPQSMDQWEDEGFQSASNLTPDSQSEPSMTPDVDLWETALTYEASKRRCWELIGCPPGHREEPYLTEAGRDAFNWFCRLHRGELQTLSGGLLQPPKPVLVTESELVKDSLNVLLGVVSATFSLCQPAQAFVVERGVHVSGASPESISSILSEVAEYGTYYTRLSRFSLQPALGSLCSRGLVFQAFTSGLRRYLEYYRACVLSTPTTLSLLTIGFLFKKLGRQLRYLAELCGIGTALPGTSGREPRAKFPTGVKLLSYLYQEALDNCSNEHYPVLLSLLKTSCEPYTQFIHDWVYSGVFRDAYGEFMIQVNHEYLSFRDKFYWTHGYVLISKEVEDCVPVFLKHIAHDVYICGKTINLLKLCCPQHYLCWSDVPVPRISVIFSLEELKEIEKDCAVYVGRMERFARHSFVSKEEKELRMEIAKQELIVHAREAASRGLSELSDRQMSEQMAMDARKREQFQRLKEQFVKDQERRLAARQEELDDDFSYARELRDREKRLKALEEELERKASKLSAEAARREQKALWRVQRHRLESARLRFLLEDEQRVQGMLREMSETCQPQESQSVLPSKCSKVTSLSPEHTDASCSCDLGSVEQLWGCPSLPGEPMPQLFQSKAEVPGGSGAGQADVEPFSEGVNITDFLPMGPGAKQPVKSSGTPFLEVALQTICSDLPPLTPVVALTTVGTQPEYDFNTILRPIVTTSSSSGPLQDFDGSLGNEEQQHLWDVHTQLQAHLPDMQTGLPHSHSLGHVTPEEGSYQLSEQFLENMSGTATPTESHAPGMVSCQPSWCISGQVSDAGIKVQKNVSDVAPSQPQWNVHGHISDASIRVGENVSDVAPSRPRWNIHGHVSDASIKIGENVSNVAPFQPRWNIHGHISDASIKVGENVSDVAPSRPRWNIHGHVSDASIRIGENVSDVAPTRPRWNVHGHVSDASIKIGENVSDLAPSRPRWNIHRHVSDASIRTGECVSEVTPQSQCSIHGDTSQSPKILGMLLPEAGPDLSKPHWSSTGHMSQSSLSLELESPALEHEPQLPAELEPPAICSSSPGSAEEGSPQTNPATVAEPSILGNGIPQKKGPGRSGDTEDLSPSWPVSSQEGTATSSSPGPSEEVADTTDSEAEAQRWGKEQAYLAGLTRLYHVEQYPDSYESMSELPVAHLVHHLLPRVFAFPVDPQVQSAVDETAVQLSELLTLPVLMKRSLTAPLAAHVSLVNKAAVDYFFVELHLEAHFEALRHFLLMEDGEFAQSLSDLLFEKLGAGQTPGELLNPLVLNSILSKALQYSLHGDTPQATNLSFALKYLPEVFAPNAPDVLSCLELRYKVDWPLNIVITESCLSKYSGIFSFLLQLKLMMWTLKDVCFHLKRTALVSHTAGSVQFRQLQLFKHEMQHFVKVIQGYIANQILHVSWCEFQARLAMVGDLEEIQRVHAEYLHRAVFRGLLTEKAAPVMNIIHSIFSLVLKFRSQLISQAWGPPGGPRGAEHPNFALMQQSYSTFKYYSHFLFKVVSKLVNRGYQPHLEDFLLRINFNNYYQDS from the exons ATGGCCAGCATCACCCAGCTGTTTGATGACCTCTGCGAGGCCCTGCTACCTGCTGCCCAGGTTCGTCCGGGCCAGCGCAGCCTGAACCGGAAGAGGGCGAAGCAAGGCCTCAAAAGGGTAGCCTACAATGCTCTTTTCACAAACCTCTTCCAAGAGGACACTCATCAGCGGCAGCCCGAGCCGTCGAAGCTCCCAGTAAAAAACAAGGTCCTTATGTTGTCCTTCGACTTGAGGGTGGGCGGCCTAGGCCCCGAGGCCGACCGTTTGGAGGAGCTTGTGGAGGAGCTGGAGGCAGCCCCTACTTGTCCGCTTGCGGAAGTGGGCACTGTGCTGGACCTCCTGGTTCAACTGGCAGGGAGCGGCCCCCCTCAAGTGCTACGGAGAAAACGGGACTACTTTTTTAATAACAAGCATGCGGGCAGGAATGTGCCCTACAGCGGTTACGATTGCTACGACTTGAGTGTGTTTGAGATGGATGTTCAGTCCCTTATCTCCGGAGAGGAGTATTTGTGTCATAACGTGATCCAGGAAGCACTTCAAGTGATGGAGGCTGCTCCAGGTACTGGCCTGCCTACCGTTGGGCTCTTTTCAGTAGGTGACTCATGTGGTGACAggtttgagagagacacacaggtcTCACTCTTTGGTGCCCTTGTGCACAGTCGCACTTATGACATGGATGTACGACTGGACCTACCTCCTGTTCCAGACAGCGCAGACTTCTCTGGACTGGCCATTAAG GTTCCTCAGAGCATGGATCAGTGGGAAGATGAAGGGTTCCAGTCAGCATCCAATTTAACTCCTGATTCCCAGTCTGAGCCAAGCATGACCCCAGATGTGGACCTTTGGGAAACTGCACTCACCTATGAAGCCAGCAAACGGAGATGCTGGGAGCTCATCGGCTG CCCCCCTGGTCACAGAGAGGAGCCCTACCTCACTGAGGCAGGGAGGGATGCCTTCAACTGGTTCTGCAGACTCCACCGTGGAGAGCTGCAAACACTCAGTGGGGGCTTGCTGCAGCCTCCTAAACCAGTGCTAGTGACAGAGAGTGAGCTGGTGAAGGACTCCCTGAATGTCCTGCTGGGGGTTGTTTCTGCTACATTTTCCCTCTGCCAg CCAGCTCAGGCGTTCGTGGTGGAACGGGGTGTCCACGTGTCGGGTGCGTCTCCTGAGAGCATCAGCAGCATCCTGTCAGAGGTAGCAGAGTATGGGACCTACTATACACGCCTGAGCCGCTTCTCTCTGCAGCCTGCCCTAGGCTCCTTGTGCAGCAGGGGCCTTGTGTTTCAG GCCTTCACCAGTGGCCTGAGAAGGTACTTGGAGTATTACCGGGCCTGCGTTCTCTCTACTCCAACAACCCTGAGCCTCCTCACCATTGGCTTTCTCTTCAAGAAACTGGGACGACAACTCAG GTACCTGGCTGAACTTTGTGGTATTGGCACTGCACTCCCGGGTACCAGTGGACGAGAACCCAGGGCTAAGTTCCCTACT GGAGTAAAGCTGCTGTCCTACCTCTATCAGGAGGCGCTGGATAACTGCAGTAATGAGCATTATCCCGTGCTGCTGTCCTTGCTGAAGACCAGCTGTGAGCCCTACACACA GTTCATCCATGATTGGGTATATAGTGGAGTCTTCAGAGATGCTTATGGGGAGTTTATGATCCAGGTGAACCATGAGTACCTCAGTTTCAGAG ACAAATTTTATTGGACCCATGGCTATGTGCTCATTTCCAAAGAGGTGGAGGACTGTGTTCCTGTATTCTTGAAGCACATTGCTCATGATGTGTATATCTGTGGGAAGACCATCAACCTGCTGAAGCTCTGCTGTCCCCAG CACTACCTCTGTTGGTCTGATGTCCCTGTCCCTCGCATCTCGGTGATTTTCTCCCTTGAGGAATTGAAGGAGATTGAAAAGGACTGTGCTGTCTACGTAGGACGAATGGAGAGGTTTGCTCGTCACAGCTTCGTCAGCAAGGAGGAGAAG GAATTACGTATGGAAATTGCAAAACAGGAATTAATTGTCCATGCCCGGGAAGCTGCATCCAGGGGCCTGAGTGAGCTGAGTG ACCGGCAGATGTCAGAACAGATGGCCATGGATGCCCGGAAGCGAGAGCAGTTTCAGCGGTTGAAGGAACAGTTTGTGAAGGATCAGGAG CGACGGCTGGCAGCTAGACAGGAGGAGCTGGATGATGATTTCAGCTATGCCCGTGAGCTCCGCGATCGGGAAAAGAGGCTAAAGGCTctggaggaggagctggagaggaaGGCCAG TAAGTTGTCTGCAGAGGCAGCTCGTCGGGAACAAAAGGCACTGTGGAGGGTTCAGAGGCACCGATTAGAAAGTGCACGTCTTCGTTTTCTCCTAGAAGATGAGCAGCGCGTTCAG GGGATGCTGAGAGAGATGTCGGAGACTTGCCAGCCCCAGGAGTCACAGAGTGTTCTCCCGAGCAAATGCTCCAAG GTCACATCTCTGAGTCCTGAGCACACAGATGCAAGCTGTAGCTGTGATTTGGGGTCTGTAGAGCAGCTCTGGGGTTGCCCAAGCCTGCCAGGTGAACCAATGCCACAGCTCTTCCAGTCTAAGGCAGAGGTGCCTGGTGGCTctggagctggacaggcagatgTTGAGCCATTCTCTGAGGGTGTCAACATCACAGACTTCCTGCCCATGGGACCAGGGGCTAAGCAGCCTGTGAAGAGCAGTGGAACTCCCTTTTTGGAGGTAGCACTTCAGACCATCTGTTCAGACCTGCCTCCTTTAACCCCTGTGGTGGCTCTCACAACAGTTGGTACCCAGCCAGAGTATGACTTCAACACTATCCTGAGACCCATTGTGACCACCTCATCTTCATCAGGGCCCCTCCAGGATTTTGACGGAAGCTTGGGCAATGAGGAGCAGCAGCATTTATGGGATGTGCATACACAGCTGCAAGCACATCTCCCTGACATGCAGACGGGTCTGCCTCACTCACACTCACTTGGGCATGTCACTCCTGAGGAGGGAAGTTACCAGCTTAGTGAGCAGTTCCTTGAAAACATGTCAGGGACTGCCACCCCCACAGAGAGTCATGCTCCTGGAATGGTTTCATGCCAGCCATCATGGTGCATTTCTGGACAGGTGTCAGATGCTGGCATTAAAGTACAAAAGAATGTGTCAGACGTGGCTCCTTCTCAGCCACAGTGGAATGTCCATGGACACATTTCAGATGCCAGCATCAGGGTTGGGGAGAATGTGTCAGATGTGGCTCCTTCTCGGCCACGGTGGAACATCCATGGACATGTGTCAGATGCCAGCATCAAAATTGGGGAGAATGTGTCAAATGTGGCTCCTTTTCAGCCACGGTGGAACATCCACGGACACATCTCAGATGCCAGCATTAAGGTTGGGGAGAATGTGTCAGATGTGGCTCCTTCTCGGCCACGGTGGAACATCCACGGACATGTGTCAGATGCCAGCATCAGGATTGGGGAGAATGTGTCAGATGTGGCTCCTACTCGGCCACGGTGGAATGTCCATGGACACGTCTCAGATGCCAGCATCAAGATTGGGGAGAATGTGTCAGACTTGGCTCCTTCTCGGCCACGGTGGAACATCCACAGACATGTGTCAGATGCCAGCATCAGGACTGGGGAGTGTGTGTCAGAAGTGACTCCTCAATCACAGTGCAGTATCCATGGTGATACTTCTCAGTCTCCCAAGATTTTGGGGATGCTCTTGCCAGAAGCTGGGCCTGACCTATCGAAGCCCCACTGGAGCTCCACTGGCCACATGTCTCAGTCAAGCCTTAGCCTGGAATTAGAGAGCCCTGCCCTGGAACATGAGCCACAGCTGCCTgcagaattggagcctcctgccATCTGCTCCTCCAGCCCAGGTAGTGCGGAGGAGGGCAGCCCGCAGACCAACCCCGCTACTGTGGCAGAGCCTAGCATTCTGGGAAATGGCATCCCCCAGAAGAAAG GCCCAGGGAGGAGTGGAGACACTGAGGACCTTTCTCCAAGTTGGCCTGTGAGCTCACAG GAAGGCACAGCTACCTCAAGCAGCCCTGGCCCTAGTGAGGAGGTGGCAGATACAACAGACTCGGAGGCTGAGGCCCAGCGCTGGGGCAAGGAGCAGGCCTACTTGGCAGGCCTCACAAGGCTATACCACGTGGAGCAGTACCCAGACAGCTATGAGTCCATGT CAGAGCTTCCTGTTGCCCACTTGGTACACCACTTGCTTCCCCGGGTCTTTGCCTTTCCTGTTGACCCTCAAGTGCAGTCAGCAGTGGATGAGACTGCGGTGCAGCTGAGCGAGCTGCTGACACTGCCTGTGCTCATGAAGCGCTCCCTCACGGCCCCACTGGCCGCCCA TGTCTCTTTGGTGAACAAGGCTGCAGTTGACTATTTTTTCGTGGAGTTGCACCTAGAGGCACACTTTGAGGCACTGCGGCATTTCCTGCtgatggaggatggagagtttgctcagtCCCTTAGTGACCTGCTCtttgagaag CTAGGGGCTGGGCAGACGCCTGGGGAACTGCTCAACCCACTAGTCCTCAACAGCATCCTGAGCAAGGCGCTGCAGTACAGCCTCCATGGGGACACCCCACAGGCTACCAACCTGTCCTTTGCCCTCAAGTACCTCCCTGAGGTGTTTGCTCCCAATGCTCCAGATGTGCTGAGCTGCCTGGAGCTCAGATACAAG GTTGACTGGCCACTCAACATTGTCATCACCGAGAGCTGCCTGAGCAAGTATAGTGGCATCTTCTCCTTCCTGCTGCAGTTAAAGCTTATGATGTGGACACTCAAGGATGTCTGCTTCCATCTCAAGCGCACAG CCCTGGTGAGCCACACGGCTGGCTCTGTGCAGTTCCGCCAGCTGCAGCTGTTCAAACATGAAATGCAGCACTTTGTGAAGGTCATCCAGGGCTACATCGCTAACCAGATCCTGCATGTCAGCTGGTGCGAGTTCCAGGCCCGGCTGGCCATGGTGGGGGACTTGGAGGAGATCCAGCGTGTCCATGCTGAATACCTGCATAGGGCTGTTTTCAG GGGCCTGCTGACAGAGAAGGCAGCACCTGTCATGAACATCATTCATAGCATCTTTAGCCTGGTGCTCAAGTTCCGTAGTCAACTCATCTCCCAGGCTTGGGGCCCACCTGGTGGCCCCCGTGGTGCTGAACACCCCAACTTTGCACTCATGCAGCAGTCCTATAGTACCTTCAAGTACTATTCCCACTTCCTCTTCAAAG TGGTGTCTAAGTTAGTGAACCGTGGCTACCAGCCCCACCTGGAGGATTTCCTGCTTCGAATCAACTTCAACAACTACTACCAAGACTCCTGA